One region of Mangifera indica cultivar Alphonso chromosome 3, CATAS_Mindica_2.1, whole genome shotgun sequence genomic DNA includes:
- the LOC123210804 gene encoding uncharacterized protein LOC123210804 isoform X1: MMVRVLVERRCVAPVTVKDDGGHNLRHNHGHGRDHDDLDFYEYNDDYDYEGSVGQKLTYARLPQTQLTLSVFKLDGSFFDVHVARNVTVAKLKEAIEEVFASSPRDGQGQISWMHVWGHFCLSYEGQKLVNDKARIRDLRIKDGDQLQFVRHMSIDYLHSKRLARTQSAASTKLSMSSSGSGAQKETRYTCLADKDNLENQEDSNSYYNHEHMEEITAPEFKLAHFLRGWFSCARLWGVSRRTSEGKSCPSRFARHYLGCVVPREGTALTLIRHGYRM; the protein is encoded by the exons ATGATGGTGCGCGTTTTGGTAGAGAGACGATGCGTGGCTCCGGTGACGGTTAAGGACGATGGTGGTCATAATCTCCGTCATAATCACGGCCATGGCCGCGATCATGATGATCttgatttttatgaatataatgaTGATTATGATTATGAAGGTAGTGTTGGACAGAAGCTTACGTATGCGAGGCTTCCCCAAACTCAGCTCACGCTCTCTGTTTTCAAGCTCGACGGTTCTTTCTTCG ATGTGCATGTTGCGAGGAATGTCACAGTGGCAAAGCTTAAAGAAGCCATAGAGGAAGTTTTTGCTTCGTCACCAAGGGACGGCCAAGGACAAATTTCAtg GATGCATGTTTGGGGACATTTTTGCTTATCATATGAAGGTCAAAAGTTGGTTAATGACAAAGCTCGCATTCGGGATCTTCGGATCAAGGATGGTGATCAG CTTCAATTTGTTAGGCATATGTCCATCGACTACTTACATTCAAAAAGACTGGCTAGAACTCAGAGTGCTGCTTCCACCAAGCTTTCAAT GTCATCATCAGGGTCAGGTGCTCAGAAAGAGACAAGATATACTTGTCTTGCTGATAAAGACAATTTAGAAAATCAAGAGGACAGCAACAGCTACTACAACCATGAACATATGGAGGAAATAACTGCACCAGAGTTCAAACTGGCTCACTTCCTAAGAGGGTGGTTTTCATGCGCCAGATTGTGGGGCGTTTCAAGAAGGACATCAGAAGGCAAGAGCTGTCCTTCCAGATTCGCTCGACATTACTTAGGGTGTGTTGTACCACGGGAGGGTACAGCTTTGACACTAATTAGGCATGGTTATAGAATGTAG
- the LOC123210804 gene encoding uncharacterized protein LOC123210804 isoform X2 translates to MMVRVLVERRCVAPVTVKDDGGHNLRHNHGHGRDHDDLDFYEYNDDYDYEGSVGQKLTYARLPQTQLTLSVFKLDGSFFDVHVARNVTVAKLKEAIEEVFASSPRDGQGQISWMHVWGHFCLSYEGQKLVNDKARIRDLRIKDGDQLQFVRHMSIDYLHSKRLARTQSAASTKLSMVRCSERDKIYLSC, encoded by the exons ATGATGGTGCGCGTTTTGGTAGAGAGACGATGCGTGGCTCCGGTGACGGTTAAGGACGATGGTGGTCATAATCTCCGTCATAATCACGGCCATGGCCGCGATCATGATGATCttgatttttatgaatataatgaTGATTATGATTATGAAGGTAGTGTTGGACAGAAGCTTACGTATGCGAGGCTTCCCCAAACTCAGCTCACGCTCTCTGTTTTCAAGCTCGACGGTTCTTTCTTCG ATGTGCATGTTGCGAGGAATGTCACAGTGGCAAAGCTTAAAGAAGCCATAGAGGAAGTTTTTGCTTCGTCACCAAGGGACGGCCAAGGACAAATTTCAtg GATGCATGTTTGGGGACATTTTTGCTTATCATATGAAGGTCAAAAGTTGGTTAATGACAAAGCTCGCATTCGGGATCTTCGGATCAAGGATGGTGATCAG CTTCAATTTGTTAGGCATATGTCCATCGACTACTTACATTCAAAAAGACTGGCTAGAACTCAGAGTGCTGCTTCCACCAAGCTTTCAAT GGTCAGGTGCTCAGAAAGAGACAAGATATACTTGTCTTGCTGA
- the LOC123210804 gene encoding uncharacterized protein LOC123210804 isoform X3 — translation MMVRVLVERRCVAPVTVKDDGGHNLRHNHGHGRDHDDLDFYEYNDDYDYEGSVGQKLTYARLPQTQLTLSVFKLDGSFFDVHVARNVTVAKLKEAIEEVFASSPRDGQGQISWMHVWGHFCLSYEGQKLVNDKARIRDLRIKDGDQLQFVRHMSIDYLHSKRLARTQSAASTKLSMCSERDKIYLSC, via the exons ATGATGGTGCGCGTTTTGGTAGAGAGACGATGCGTGGCTCCGGTGACGGTTAAGGACGATGGTGGTCATAATCTCCGTCATAATCACGGCCATGGCCGCGATCATGATGATCttgatttttatgaatataatgaTGATTATGATTATGAAGGTAGTGTTGGACAGAAGCTTACGTATGCGAGGCTTCCCCAAACTCAGCTCACGCTCTCTGTTTTCAAGCTCGACGGTTCTTTCTTCG ATGTGCATGTTGCGAGGAATGTCACAGTGGCAAAGCTTAAAGAAGCCATAGAGGAAGTTTTTGCTTCGTCACCAAGGGACGGCCAAGGACAAATTTCAtg GATGCATGTTTGGGGACATTTTTGCTTATCATATGAAGGTCAAAAGTTGGTTAATGACAAAGCTCGCATTCGGGATCTTCGGATCAAGGATGGTGATCAG CTTCAATTTGTTAGGCATATGTCCATCGACTACTTACATTCAAAAAGACTGGCTAGAACTCAGAGTGCTGCTTCCACCAAGCTTTCAAT GTGCTCAGAAAGAGACAAGATATACTTGTCTTGCTGA
- the LOC123210804 gene encoding uncharacterized protein LOC123210804 isoform X4, whose translation MMVRVLVERRCVAPVTVKDDGGHNLRHNHGHGRDHDDLDFYEYNDDYDYEGSVGQKLTYARLPQTQLTLSVFKLDGSFFDVHVARNVTVAKLKEAIEEVFASSPRDGQGQISWMHVWGHFCLSYEGQKLVNDKARIRDLRIKDGDQEVDPENMITGYSSGLFLALVEAQS comes from the exons ATGATGGTGCGCGTTTTGGTAGAGAGACGATGCGTGGCTCCGGTGACGGTTAAGGACGATGGTGGTCATAATCTCCGTCATAATCACGGCCATGGCCGCGATCATGATGATCttgatttttatgaatataatgaTGATTATGATTATGAAGGTAGTGTTGGACAGAAGCTTACGTATGCGAGGCTTCCCCAAACTCAGCTCACGCTCTCTGTTTTCAAGCTCGACGGTTCTTTCTTCG ATGTGCATGTTGCGAGGAATGTCACAGTGGCAAAGCTTAAAGAAGCCATAGAGGAAGTTTTTGCTTCGTCACCAAGGGACGGCCAAGGACAAATTTCAtg GATGCATGTTTGGGGACATTTTTGCTTATCATATGAAGGTCAAAAGTTGGTTAATGACAAAGCTCGCATTCGGGATCTTCGGATCAAGGATGGTGATCAG GAGGTTGACCCTGAAAATATGATCACAGGCTACAGTTCTGGGTTATTTTTAGCATTAGTAGAAGCTCAAAGTTAG